AAATCTACACATCTTTTAAGACCAGTTTAAAGGCCACCTCCTCAAACCTTGGGCCGATCTAAAGACAACTGAAGGTAACAGGGCAGGTGCTGTCACACAGACTGGCAGAGCCGCACGGGCCTGGCAGCCCCCAAGGCCATCTGGGGCCCATCTATGCCAGGCAGCCCCTCCCACCTCAGACTCCTCGGCCTGAGCCTGTCTTGCCCCCCGGCATGCTCGGGCCTCACCCTCGGGGTAGTACTGCTGGCTCATGGGCTCCGAGGCGCCCTGGCTGTGGCCATACGGCTCGCTGTAGTACTCCTCCTGGCCCAGGTACTGCTGCGCAGAGCCTGCGGGCAACACCAAGCTCAGGACCCACACGGGGTGGGCAAGCTTTCCTCGAAGCTGAGACCCAGCTGGGCAGCAGGGCCCTGCCACAAAGAACCCACCCTGGGGCCGGGACCACAGCCACCagttctccctctcctcccaccccagcacAAGGCTCTGGGCCTTGCACCTGTAACCACCGCCAGCCAGCCCACCCGCCCCGGGGCCTCTCCCAGAGGACCGCGGCCCCACTGGGTCACTTCCAGAACAGCACAGACCCTCAGAAGGCCCAGTGTCCTTGCTCATGCACAGGTGGGGAAACGCGGGAGCAGGGGTCCTGGGCGCATGGCCCCCTGTGGGCCTCACCTTGCTGCGAGGGCCGGTAAGGCGCCATGGGCCGCTGCCCCATCATGCTGCTGCCCTGGCCGCCCTGGCCCATCATGGCCATGGACGACTGGCCCTGGTAGTGCTGGCTCCCGCCCTGCGCTGAGGTGTAGTGGGACGTGGCCGCCTGCTGGTGCATCATGGAGACTGTGTGACAGAGACCCCGAGTCACCTGGGGTCAGCCAGGCCAGCCCCTGACCTCCCAGCCCCACGTCACCTCGACTCCAAGGCACGCCTCCCCTGTACAGGGTCAGGCCCCAGGGCCGGGTGCTGGTCTAAATGTGCCTCTGGGCAGGAGGGTGGGGCTCCCACAGCAAACATGAGGTGTCCCCGCAGCTCCCTGCAAAACCCTAGCCCACGCAATGCTGACCCTCCCCGTCCCTGGGCCACACTGTCACCGGAGCACCCTGACCTTGGCAGCCCTTCGGGGCTGCAGTGGGTTAACACACCGCTGCCTGTCACACTCCTACTACTCAGAGTCCCCAGAGCAGCACCACCTGACAGATGCAGGCCAGGAGCCACCTTTTCACGGTTTCTAGCAGCCCATGTCAGAGAAGAAACAGGTGAGATCCATTCTAATGATACACTGTATTGGAGTCAATACTTCCAAAGTAAATTTTAGcatgtaattattttaataaaatataggaGACATTTCATGTCCTCTTTTTGGTAATAAGCCTCTAAAGACTGGTGTCTGTTCAGGGAACATACAAATTGGGACCTGCAACTGTCCAGCAGCTCAGGGACCCTGCTCTGGAGCAGGCCTGCTTGTGGGCCTGGTGTCTGTGGCTCCTCGGTGCCTTGACTCCTGTGTTCCTGCCAGAGTTCCCTGCACAGGGAGCCGCTTACCCCTCTCTGAGCCCAGTGGGGTCTTCCAGACGAAGGCCAGGCCACCCTCTCCTGGGGCCTTCCCTGAAGCCTCTGAGAACAGCCTGAGTCGTCGTCACTGAAGGCCACTGGCCCTGCCCTGTGGAGGCCTGGGGAGGCATTGGCCCTGCTGGCCCTCTCCTTCCCTGTACCAGGCAGGGGGCGGCCCCAGGTACCACAGGTAGGACCTGCACATACTCCCACTGTGAAGAGCTGGCCGGGGGGTGGGTACCTGGGTTGGATTGCATGTTGATGTTGGTCCGAGACACGTAGTTGCTGATGGCACCCTGGCCCTGCATGGGGACACTCTGTGAGGCGGGTCCCGAGTGGCTGTAGCCAGGCCCCGTGCCGTGGCCACTGCCGGACATGCTCATGGAGGTTGTGGGCAGGGTGCTCTGCACCGTCTGCTGCATGGACACGTGACTGGGACCTGTGGAGGGCAGGCATCAGGGGTGGGGGCCAGTGAACTCCGAGTCTCCTCTGGGCAGCTCTGGGGAGGGAGGCGACTAACCCAGGTCAGGCCCAGGTCAAGCCAGCACAGACAGATGGGTCCCTCTCCAGGCAGCCGCGCCACTCCCACTTGGCGTCCACGGGAACTGCGTCCGCATTTGAAGTGGGCGCGGTGTGCCCATGTGTGCACGGTGGGGTCTGGAGCAGAGCTCTGCTCCCTGAGCACACTGACTCCACCGTGCACACACCTGGCCAGGACTCGGGAGCTGGGGACAGTGCGTCCAGCCCTGCAGGATGCAGGGGCCCCACCATGGCAGCCACCCCTGTGGCTGTCTCGGGGACCGTGGGACCGGGAACCCTCCCCTGCAGACCTGCTCACCATTGCCAATCTGGCCCTGCATGAGAGAGGCCGGGGGCAGGCCCGTGCTGATGGCGTCACTGAGGCTGCCTTGTGGGTGCAGGCCCTGGCTGGAACCGCTCTGGCTCAGTGCTCCGGGGCCCAGGTTCATGTTCTGGGTCGGCGGCTGCAGCAACAGAAGGTTGGGAGAATGGCTAACTAAAGCCACACCACCAACAGCCACTTGGGTTTGGTGGCTCACAGCATTTGCACTGCGTTTGTGGCCGTTTGTTTAAGGTCCAGGTGTATAGCCACCATCACACTCAGCAGCACAGTGGCAGGTGCCTGGCCTCACATTTCAGGTCAAATGGAGACAACACAAGCGGTCTGCACAAACATTCACAATGTAAGCAGGAGCCAAGTCGATCCACACACATATGAGTGTTTAAAAACTGGCCCCcttgctgggatgacagggaaCCCCTTTGCTGGCCCACCATGCTGTGCCCACCCCATCCCTCTCAGGCTCAGCTGACCAGCATCTCAGTGTCCACAGCTCCCACCACTTtgtgccccagggcctttgtacAAGCTGGTCACAGATGTTCCCTGCACTCCTTCTGCAtgtgccccttcctctctcattCTTCATTCCCCCAAGCCCACCTCTGATCACAGGATGTAGAAGGGAGGTGGGATGTACAGGAAAGCCCCAGACTCTTATTCCCAGATCTAGATCAAGTATGGCTCCAAAGGTTTGCACAGAAGCTGTCTACACCTGGCCAAGTAAAGGAAGTCTCTAGCAGGCTCTGCTGGCATCTACAGGGAGGAGCCCTGGCAGGCCAACCAAGACTGGTTAACATGCTGTACTCAAAAAAAACTGTCTTGGCATTTCTGCTGTCACTGATTTCCAGGGGAACCAGGGCACTGGGAGGCCTGCCATCCGGGGCCACGGCACCGTCAATGTGAGGCTGCTACTTCCCTGGCAACGCTCTCCAGCACGGAGGACACTGAAGTGCAGCCACAGGGTCACATCTCAGAGTGAAAATCTAACTTGGGGAAAACATTCTAAAAAACCAAACCAGTGCAGGCACAGATGCCcatgtctataatctcagcaactcaggaggctgaggcaggaggatcacaagcttgaagacaacctcagcaatacAAGAAGGCCCTATACTAAACAAGAagggtgggggtgtggctcagcgcgTTCCACCCCCAGTACAAagtacaaaaaacagaaaacaaaatattgaggCTGACACCTAGAGTAtctatggcactggggatttcgaGGCTGACACCTAGAGTActtatggcactggggatttcgaGGCTGACACCTAGAGTActtatggcactggggatttcgaGGCTGACACCTAGAGTActtatggcactggggatttcgaGGCTGACACCTAGAGTActtatggcactggggatttcgaGGCTGACACCTAGAGTAtctatggcactggggatttcgaGGCTGACACCTAGAGTAtctatggcactggggatttcgaGGCTGACACCTAGAGTAtctatggcactggggatttcgaGGCTGACACCTAGAGTAtctatggcactggggatttcgaGGCTGACACCTAGAGTActtatggcactggggatttcgaGGCTGACACCTAGAGTATCTATAGCACTGGGGATTTCGAGGCTGACACCTAGAGTAtctatggcactggggatttcgaGGCTGACACCTAGTGTAtctatggcactggggatttcgaGGCTGACACCTAGAGTActtatggcactggggatttcgaGGCTGACACCTAGAGTAtctatggcactggggatttcgaGGCTGACACCTAGAGTActtatggcactggggatttcgaGGCTGACACCTAGAGTAtctatggcactggggatttcgaGGCTGACACCTAGAGTActtatggcactggggatttcgaGGCTGACACCTAGAGTAtctatggcactggggatttcgaGGCTGACACCTAGAGTAtctatggcactggggatttcgaGGCTGACACCTAGAGTActtatggcactggggatttcgaGGCTGACACCTAGAGTAtctatggcactggggatttcgaGGCTGACACCTAGAGTAtctatggcactggggatttcgaGGCTGACACCTAGAGTAtctatggcactggggatttcgaGGCTGACACCTAGAGTActtatggcactggggatttcgaGGCTGACACCTAGAGTActtatggcactggggatttcgaGGCTGACACCTAGAGTActtatggcactggggatttctcTTGTTAAGCCCGGTTTCCAGGCACAGCAGGGCACACACATGGCTCCTATCGCTTACGTTGCAGAGGATTTACAATGTGCAAGGCCGCGTCGAAGCATGACGCCACAAGGAAGGGCTCATCAGGCCTGGGACTCCTTCCCACTCCACTGCCCAGACATGTGCCACCCACCACTCCTAGGTTAGCTCTGGGGTCAAGTCACCTTCCTGTGCTAAAGAGACCAAAGCCCCAATTCCAACCCGTCCACTGCTGACAGGTTTGCCCCACTTGTGACGGAAAGGCACACACCATAGGCCCCAGGCCCACACCTGCCTCCCCAAGATGTGGTCCCTCAGGTCACCTTCCTATTGGAGGTGACACGCTGGGCACCTGGACCTAGGCAATGTGTGGCTCCTCGTGGTAAGTGGGGAGCCCTGGCCCCTGCGCCTGGCACTCACGGCGGGCAGCAGCGACTGCATGTTCTGGTTGGAGTCGGCTATGGTGGCCAGGTAGACCAGGTTCCGGTGCAGGATCTGCTGGTACCTGTGGGGGACACATGAGTGAGGCAGAGGCCAGGTTTAACAGGAGCTGGGGCCTCCAACCCTGTCAGGACACTAGAGGACACCAGGCACAGGCAGGTGGCAGTGCTTGAGGGTCCAGGAAGTGGCAGGCAGGGAGTGGACCCAGTCTAGCCCTGAGCAGGCTCCTGCCCCAGAAGGAAGAGGCTCTGGGTCTGTTCAGGAATGCAGGTGCGGGGAGAGCGttcaaggaggctgaggctgaaggcaACAGAACACGGAGGTTGTGGCACAGAGCAGAGCAGCAGAACCCAGCATCAGCCTGATGCCGCCGCAGCGCCTGGGCACCCCAGAGGACACAAGAATGGCAGGGGTTCCAGCCCCTCCCGTGCCACACCCAGGGGTCCCTTCCCACATACTCGTCACATGTGGGGGATTCGAGGTACCTCACACAGTGATCCTGGTGACCCGCAAGCACACTCTGCAGCAGGTGCCAGCGAGGCCATGGAGGCAATGGCAGCCCCTGGTGTGTCCACTACTGGCCATGGAGCTACCAGCTCCAGTGGGTCTGGCTTCCCCACACTTTGCTCCCTCCCACtcacctgctcccctccccctcgTGTCGGGGGCTCTCCAGCTCGGGCGCAGCCTGCCCGGTAGCAGGACTTACTGTGTGCACTCGGCCGTCTTGCCCTTGCTCTGGTAGTCCAGGATGCACTGGATCAGGTGGTGGTTCTCATCCAGCATCTATAGGAGACGGGCGTGAACTGGGCACGGGCTTGGGCACGTGATGCTTCTGTGGAGCAGCCACAGGGCATCTGCCCAGCGAGCCTCAGCCAGTTCATAGCAAAGATGCAGGACCCAGGGGGAGGGGCCCCTTGGAGCCCCACCTGTAGGGTGTGACAGGTGCTCAAAGCACCGCTGATCCCGACAGACTTACTACCCATGTGACAAGGAGGCTCACCCACCAGCCCCAGGCCTGACTCCTGCCTGGAGGTAGCACACAGGGTCCTGGCCTCCTGACTGATGAGAAAAGCTCTGGGGACATATTGCCAGCAGGAGGAACTGCAGGCACATGGGCCTGGGGCCGGATGCTCAGGCAGGACTGAGAAGCCCTATACGGCCCGCACGTGGCCACCTACCTGGAGCCTCACCCTCGGGGCCTCCGCCGTCTGAGTGCCAGATGAGACACGGTAGGCCAGATGGACCTGCACCATGCAGGGACCCCTGTCTGCCTTGTGCATAGTGCAGGTGTGTACGTGTGTACCGAATCTCGACCTCAAACCCAGACTGAGACCAAGGCCACTGACCAACCACACATGGCACCCTAGAGCCAGACCAGGGCTCTCAGAGCGGGTGTATGGTGCCCCGTCGTGAGGCCGGCGTTGCTCCTCCAGGCATGCTCCAGGTTCAGCAGCAGCAGTATCACAGGAACTTATCAAAAACAGGTGCTGAAGCCTGTCCCTGCCCAGGTGGTGTGCTGGGCTGGGCTCACAGCTGCACAGTCCCCTTGCAAGGATTCCCTGCATGCTGACCCGTCTGCAGAACCCCAGCATGTTTCCTCTACCTGTAGTCCCAGGCCCTCGTGCCCAGAACCTGGGCTGCCACACTGCTGTGTGTGAGGACAGGGCTGCGGGGGCGGGAGGCTGGGCATGAAGATGTCCATGGGCACTGGGAAACACACCAGCGAGGTACCCTCTTCCCAGATGACCACCTGAGGGTGACACGAGGATGGCCAGGGAGGCCCAGGGGGTGGTGAAGAGCGGGTAGTGGGACAAAGAGGAACCACAGCCCCCTGCCACGTGAGTCATTCCCTACCTGGAGAGACCATGCCTTCCGTGGGGCAGAGCCCATGACACCTGCTGCCTCCTCGTCCCCAGAGACCTTTCCGTGGACACTCTTAAGAAGGAAGAACTGGACAGGCCCAGTGGCCACATCTGCAGTCCTAGtagcccaggcaggaggatcacaagttcaaggccagtctcagcaacttagggaaaccctcagcagtttggcaagaccctgtctcaaacccCAGGACCGATGTCTTCATCTCCACCAAACACATTGGCCACCTCGGCACCCATAGTTCGTGCTGGGTACTGACTGGGTCCCTGGAGCAGGTGAAGCCCAGGCAGCAAGGGGAAGAGGGGCCCATTGCCCACACTGTCCCTGGAGGTATGCTGCCTGGAAGGGCGGAGTGCAGCCCCGCAGTCGCTGCAGACTCAGCTGCTGTAGTTACAACACTtctctccactttttctttttttttttttttgtaccagggattgaacctagggcctctgcccctgagctacatccccagctctggggtgtgcgtgtgtgtgtgtgtgtgtgtgtgtgtgtgtgtgtgtgtgtataccaggGATTGGTCTCaagagcacttgaccactgagccacatccccagccccatttcgtattttattagagacagggtcccactgagcagcttagtgcctcacatttgctgaggctggctttgaactcaagatcctcctgcctagcctcctAAGTCCCTGGGACTCCAGGTGTGACCACCTCCCCATCTCTACTCTGGGGCTTTCCTTTCACTGTGACAAGATGTCCCACGTCAGGTATGCCCAGCTGGGTGGAGGAGCTGTCCTGAAACAGGGAACCACCAGGGGGCGCTGCCAGCCAGCTCACGGGTATGCAGGTGAGGGCAGCTAAACATGCAGAAGGGCATTCTGAGTCCTTCTCCAGATTGATTTAAAGGAAGAACCATTGGGGTTTTTTGACTTGCTCCCAGTCTCCCACTCCTCGTTCCTCAGTCCAGGCAGGATTCTCTCTAAGGACACTAGATACATGCCCCAGCTGTGCACCTGTGTATGCTGCAATGCCACCTGTGTAACCCACAGTAGCTCAGGAGGGACATGCTAGTCGGCTGCTGTCAGGATCATGGTACAACCACAGGACAGGACATCACCCACCACTGGGATGCTCCACACTCTCTCACAAGGAAATACTGCACTGCTCTCATGACTTTTTTAGAAGGAGCACCAGAACCATAGCTCACTTAGGTCAAAGAGGGTGGGACACAGGCTGAACTCCAAACCCTTGAAGACTCACCCACAGAGTAAGagacaagagaggaagaaatgcaCGAGGGCAAGAACAGGGCAGAGGGCAGTGGCAGgacctgggatgaaacccaggggctGGAGAGAACTGCAGTGTGGATGCAGGGTACTGATCTGAGATCCAAACCCAGCTGCGTGGAGCCACCAGGGAAAGACCAAGGAGGCTCGGGACTGCCCACCCAGTCCCCAAGGCATCGGGGCCCTGTTGGCAGGAGATGAGGTCTCTGAGAAAAGTGTCCAGCCTGGGAGGAAAGACGCTGGACTCCTGGGGGCAGAGAGCGCTTCGGTGAAGTCCCTGGCACACTCTGGCTGTGAGCGAGTGCAGGGAGCGTCCCCCCAGGCGCCAGGGAGCAGTCCCAACAGCAGCCTGCAGGGACCTCGTCCCGTGAGAGTCAGAAACCACGGTCAATCCTTGGGGCGACCAGGACCATGAGGAAGGAAATGTCAAGCAGAGATGGCTAAGAGCCACACAGAAAGACGGAGAGCAGTCCTCACAGCCACAGAACAGGATGCTTGAGCTCTTGGGAATCAGAAGTTCTAGGAGTTGAAGGACATGTTTCAGAATGGAAGGGCCCCTAAGAAACAAGACTGCCAAAACAACAGGGCACAAGGATCTAAGCGTGACAGAAGAGAAAAACTACGTCTCCCATAAACAGTGGTAAGTCTCAAAGGCAAGGTGCATCTCCACACAGGAACACATGCTGGTAGACAATGGGGACACAATGACAGGGACGGGTGAGACTCCTAAGAGGGATGACCCACTGAAGAGATGGCAGAGGGGCGAGGACCTGAGAGTGGAGCCCTCCAGTAGGGCAATGACCTTACAGAGGAGACCCCAGGAAGGTGGTGACATTGTACAGGAGGTGCCAGGAGGGGCAATGACCTCACAGGACAATGCTGTGGGTGTGAAGACCCAGGCTGAGGTGACTTTCAGAGGGCTGATGACCTGGCCCTGAGGGAGGCTTCCATAGGGTCAATGACGTAGCTGAGGAGACGCCACAGGAGTGCTGGCCTGACCCTGTGATTTCGGAGGAGCATGACCTAATGGACAAGAATTTCCAAGGCAGGATGACCTAACCCAAGAGAGGAGACTTGCAGAGCAGCATGACCCAGCCCAAGGTGACTTCTGCAAGAGCACACAGCTGCTGAAGGGAGTCAGGCACCTTTCAACATTCACCCAGCTGCAGAGACAGGACTCAGGCGCGGAGTTCCAGAACAGCCCGACTTCCACACACTGCAGAGTCCTAGGCGGTGCTGGCTCCGGCCCTGCGGCCCCACCTCCCTTGCCAAATGGAACGGCTGCATTCTGGCCTGCCCTCAGGCTAGGTGACAAGGGTGAAGACGGTCAATGATGACGCTCTGCCACAAACACAGCTTCGTCTTCAAAATGAGGAAACCAGGCCTACCTAGGAAGCCTCCACAAGGATTGTCTCAGTGGAACAGGAAAGTGAGTATGGAAGCtggcctgccctgccct
The Sciurus carolinensis chromosome 2, mSciCar1.2, whole genome shotgun sequence DNA segment above includes these coding regions:
- the Ss18l1 gene encoding calcium-responsive transactivator isoform X1; this encodes MSVAFASARPRGKGEVTQQTIQKMLDENHHLIQCILDYQSKGKTAECTQYQQILHRNLVYLATIADSNQNMQSLLPAPPTQNMNLGPGALSQSGSSQGLHPQGSLSDAISTGLPPASLMQGQIGNGPSHVSMQQTVQSTLPTTSMSMSGSGHGTGPGYSHSGPASQSVPMQGQGAISNYVSRTNINMQSNPVSMMHQQAATSHYTSAQGGSQHYQGQSSMAMMGQGGQGSSMMGQRPMAPYRPSQQGSAQQYLGQEEYYSEPYGHSQGASEPMSQQYYPEGHSDYAYQPSSYSEQSYERSFEESTQHYYEGGNSQYSQQQAGYQQGTAQPQTYSQQQYPNQQSYPGQQQGYGPAQGAPSQYSSYQQGQGQQYGGYRASQTGPSAQQQRPYGYEQGQYGNYQQ
- the Ss18l1 gene encoding calcium-responsive transactivator isoform X2, whose amino-acid sequence is MGSAPRKAWSLQMLDENHHLIQCILDYQSKGKTAECTQYQQILHRNLVYLATIADSNQNMQSLLPAPPTQNMNLGPGALSQSGSSQGLHPQGSLSDAISTGLPPASLMQGQIGNGPSHVSMQQTVQSTLPTTSMSMSGSGHGTGPGYSHSGPASQSVPMQGQGAISNYVSRTNINMQSNPVSMMHQQAATSHYTSAQGGSQHYQGQSSMAMMGQGGQGSSMMGQRPMAPYRPSQQGSAQQYLGQEEYYSEPYGHSQGASEPMSQQYYPEGHSDYAYQPSSYSEQSYERSFEESTQHYYEGGNSQYSQQQAGYQQGTAQPQTYSQQQYPNQQSYPGQQQGYGPAQGAPSQYSSYQQGQGQQYGGYRASQTGPSAQQQRPYGYEQGQYGNYQQ
- the Ss18l1 gene encoding calcium-responsive transactivator isoform X3, whose amino-acid sequence is MSVAFASARPRGKGEVTQQTIQKMLDENHHLIQCILDYQSKGKTAECTQYQQILHRNLVYLATIADSNQNMQSLLPAPPTQNMNLGPGALSQSGSSQGLHPQGSLSDAISTGLPPASLMQGQIGNGPSHVSMQQTVQSTLPTTSMSMSGSGHGTGPGYSHSGPASQSVPMQGQGAISNYVSRTNINMQSNPVSMMHQQAATSHYTSAQGGSQHYQGQSSMAMMGQGGQGSSMMGQRPMAPYRPSQQGSAQQYLGQEEYYSEPYGHSQGASEPMSQQYYPEGHSDYAYQPSSYSEQSYERSFEESTQHYYEGGAPRTSQEDRRERLQSAGASGLGEVVCGYVYRFTTRRLWVGRLLNEKALAWAQLGVQLGNK
- the Ss18l1 gene encoding calcium-responsive transactivator isoform X4, giving the protein MSVAFASARPRGKGEVTQQTIQKMLDENHHLIQCILDYQSKGKTAECTQYQQILHRNLVYLATIADSNQNMQSLLPAPPTQNMNLGPGALSQSGSSQGLHPQGSLSDAISTGLPPASLMQGQIGNGPSHVSMQQTVQSTLPTTSMSMSGSGHGTGPGYSHSGPASQSVPMQGQGAISNYVSRTNINMQSNPVSMMHQQAATSHYTSAQGGSQHYQGQSSMAMMGQGGQGSSMMGQRPMAPYRPSQQGHSDYAYQPSSYSEQSYERSFEESTQHYYEGGNSQYSQQQAGYQQGTAQPQTYSQQQYPNQQSYPGQQQGYGPAQGAPSQYSSYQQGQGQQYGGYRASQTGPSAQQQRPYGYEQGQYGNYQQ